In Scleropages formosus chromosome 6, fSclFor1.1, whole genome shotgun sequence, the genomic stretch CTGTTTTCAACATTGAAATTGAATTTGTATTGTACACCAGCAGATGCTAACTGGATTCTTCACATTTCTTGTTTTGCACCAAATTAAAGGTAATTATAGGGACCATAGCCCATTTCAACTATCTCCTTTCACAAGCTGTTCCTGAGAAGAACTTTTTTAGGGGTTATTAAGTGTCTCATAAATCATTTTACTTTACTCATcagttgtaataataattacaacacatttttaaaaaacaacacaagGACACATATCACAAGTAAACTGACATTATTGTAATTTTACAAGTCCAAATACAAACACTATGATGTgttaaattcattttgtttcaaaAGTTTTAGAAATATCTGTAAAGCTCAGgtacattaaataatgaaatatataaaacaacaGTATGGTTCGATTTGAATTAAAAATCAAGTACATGTTAGCTCCTtgtaagatacacacacacacacacacacacacacacacacacattttcttaaccgcttgtcccatacggggtcacggggaaccggagcctacccggcaactcagggcgtaaggctggagggggaagagacacacccaggacgggacgccagtccgtcgcaaggcaccccaagcaggactcgaaccccagacccaccggagaggaggactgtggtccaacccactgcgccaccgcacccccccttgtAAGATATATTTACTGCAAACAGTTATATGAATTcactttttagcttttttaaatatattgacCTGAAACAAAGGGTGGAAGGGCAccctgacaaagaaaaaaattattgtatatTGAAGTCCATAAATTCAAATATATGAATAAGTaatgtgggggcgcagtggcgcagtgggttggaccgggtcctgcggttcaagtcccgcttggggtgccttgcgacggactggcgtcccgtcctgggtgtgtcccctccccctctggccttacgccctgtgttgccgggtaggctccggttccccgcgaccctgtatgggacaagcggttctgaaaatgtgtgtgtgtgtgtgtgtgtgtgtgtgtgtgtgtgtgtgtgtgtgtgtgtgtgtgtgtgtgaataagtaATGTATTGTAACAGTCTTTTCTTTGACTTTAGCAAAAGTATGATTTCCACTATCCTACTTACAGCAGATTCTTGCTAAAGCAATGCAGACACAGGACTGCACTCTTAATTCCTTATAAATTTACTTCCTTgttcagaaaacacaaatagttacaaatgttcatgcacattaaaaaaaaaacctgtttatcACACTGTTTATCATACCAGTTTTCTGTACTAGTACATAGTATATGCACTGGTTATATACCAATGGACTGATTagagagtaaaaattacattagtGCAGAGAACAAGTCCAACTGAACTTACCTGAGTAAAAGGTAAAATTTGCAATTGGCTGTAGCTGCCCTCTGTGTCACTTCAAGTCAGATCCTCTTTAACCCTTGTTCATAAGTGTGGATTGAGCCACAAGTGAAAACAAAGAGGATATGGGAGGAGTGCCACAATGGACAAGCCAGCACCACCGGGACTTTAAGCAGCCAATGAACACCAGTAGGAAGGGTTGGGAAAGTGGGGATTTTTCCACTGAAGGTCAAGACAGGGTTCTGCTTCGGTGCATACTGTCAATAAGTAATAAAGATTTTGCTCGGAAAAATTAACAAAGTTAAAATCATAGCAAATCATTTGATCTGGTGATGAATGTGAACCTTCAATGAAAACGAGCTGATAGAGGAAATCACTGGATTGTACATTTGGACAATGATAACTCAATAGCATTTGCACCAAtcagcagtgacacagcagcaaTTGGCAGCTATCATAAATTTCATGTAAACATCTGATGCTACAGTTCAATGAGACACTTCAGAAATTCACTGGAACAAAGTGTAATATATTACACAAGGCAAACATAATCTCTCTATATCTCATGACAGACGGCGGAACGAAAAACCacaaggggggaaaaataagCAGGGTTTTTCCAAATCATGCGGACCATTTGGGtttattttgaaagattttCTCTTTCAAGGCATACCTTTGAATGCTAGGAATATCACCAACTTCTTATACACAGTAGTTTGTTTCATGTTGGTGCAGCTTGTATTTCCATAATTAAGTGTTTGAATatgcagcaataaataaataactatagTGTTGAAATAGTTTTGTGGTACTATCTGAGACACTGTTGTTACCACCTGAATGTGTAATTttcaattgttttattttattgtagttgacattttatttaataataaatgttaaaatacgtatttattaatttggtgGACAAGGTACAGTTTTGCCCCCTAAATCTATTATGTGTCAGCTGTCACTGTGtgtaaaacaattttatatGGTGGTGTATAAGAGATACAGAGCTGACTAGCAAAAAAGTATTAGCAAGTTATTTACAGCAAGGCAAAGTTTCCCCCAGCTATAACCAAATGAGTAATGCAAATATTAAGATCATGCAGCACATTACATCATAAATTCTGCAGATCATTCAGTTTAATCTTTTTCCAATTTACATGTACTACTGTATATTAACATGTAATAGATGCAATATCACAGttaaacatacatatttttgtcATCTCTCCAGTATGATTAAAAGCAAGAATTTAATCATCATATTAGCAATTAAACATGAATGTATGTCAGGCGCAGTAACTCCCCACATCACGCTGCCCAGTATAGAACTGTTTGCTTGTAGTGCATGTGCAAGTGGAACAAGGAAGTactcctctccctctttctctttctctgtctttaaCTCCAACCAAATGCTGccgcacaagttgtgtttgatttgccaaaccgttcccacgtatctcctcttctcatttctctgcactggcttcctatagattgcccagatcaaattcaagaccctggtgaTTGCCTACAAGTGCATTAATataactgctcccagctatttacaggacttgatcaaccgctacaccccagccagaccacttcactcgtctacttctgctcgcttggtggtcccgcgcacgaaagataaagcacggaggttctcggttctggctccggtgtggtggaatgaccttctcctgtcactcagaactgcggaaactctgtctacattcaagaagggtctgaaaactcaccttttcccaacccatttcgcccaagatctctccagctcatgtacggtgtaaatgttcatgcactgtaacttcatgagcaccaccagataaagcctttattcagccactactctggaattgtttttgtttgcttgtgtccatccatccatccatcttcctccgcttttatccggggccgggtcgcgggggcagcagtccgagcagagtactccagacctccctctccccgcacacctcctccagttcctctgggggaaccccaaggcgttcccaggccagccgggagacatagtctctccaacgtgtcctgggtctgccccgaggcctcctcccagtgggacaagcccggaacacctccccagggaggcgtccaggaggcatccggaacagatgcccgagccacctcaactggctcctctcgatgcggaggagcagcggctctattccgagctcctcccgggtgaccgagctcctcaccctattcctaagggtgcgcccagccactctgcggaggaaactcatttctgccgcttgtatccgcgatctcattctttcggtcatgatccagagttcatgaccataggtgagggtaggaacgtagatcgaccggtaaattgagagcttcgccttacgactcagctccctcttcaccacaacagaccggtacaatgaccgcattactgcagacaccgcaccgatccgtctgtcgacctgccgctccatttttccctcactcgtgaacaagaccccaagatacttaaactcctccacttgagggagcaactcccccctaacccggagggagcaatccacctttttccgactgagaaccatggcctcggatttggaggtgctgattctcatccccgccgcttcgcactcggctgcaaacctccccagtgcacgctgcaagtcttgacttgatgaagccaacaggaccacatcgtccgcaaaaagcagagacgagatctcgcggccaccaaaacagacaccctccgttccctgactgcgcctagaaattctgtccataaaaataatgaacagaatcggtgacaaagggcagccctggcggagtccaacatgcaccgggaacaggtctgacttactgccggcaatgcgaaccaagctcctgctccggtcatacagggaacgaacagcccgtagcagcgagccccgaaccccataatcccgaagcaccccccacaggatgccacgagggacacggtcgaatgccttctccaggtccacaaaacacatatggactggttgggcaaactcccacgaaccctccaacaccctagtgagggtatagagctggtccagtgttccacggccagggcgaaaaccgcattgctcctcctgaatccgaggtttgactatcggtcggattctccttttcagtaccctggcatagactttcccagggaggctaaggagtgtgatccccctgtagttggaacacaatctccggtcccccttcttaaaaagagggaccaccaccccggtctgccagtccagaggcaccgttcccgaactccacgcgatgctgcagaggcgtgtcagccaagacagccccacaacatccagagacttgagaaactcggggcggatctcatccacccccggagccttgccaccgaggagttttttgactacctcagcaacttcagccagggtaatggacgagtccccctccgagtccccagcctcagcttcctctacggaaggcgtgtcggagggattgaggagatcctcaaagtactccttccaccgcccgagaacatcctcagctgaggtcagcagcgcaccacttccactgtaaacagtgttcgtggaacaccgcttcccccctctgagtcgccggacggtttgccagaatctctttgaggccgaccgaaagtcttcctccatggcctcaccgaactcctcccaagcccgagtttttgccgcggcgactgccagagccgcgctccgtttggcccgtcggtacctgtcagctgcttcaggagtcccatgagccagccaggcccgatagaactccttcttcagcttgacggcatcccttacttccggtgtccaccaccgtgttcggggattgccgccgcgacaggcaccggagaccttatggccgcagctccgaacagccgcaccgacaatggaggagcggaacatagtccattcagactcaatgtcccccacctccctcgggacctggttgaagctctgtcggaggtgggagttgaagacctctctgacagcggcctccgccaaacgttcccaacagaccctcactatgcgtttgggcctgccaggtctgtccagctttttcccccgccatcgaatccaactcaccaccaggtggtgatcagttgacagctcagcccctctcttcacccgagtgtccaagacatatggccgaaggtcagaagaaacgactacaaagtcgatcatcgacctccgacctagggtgtcctggtgccaagtgcactggtggacacccttatgcatgaacatggtgttcgttatggataaaccgcgactagcacagaaatccaataacaactcaccgctcgggttcagatcagggaggccgttcctcccaatcacgcccctccaggtatcactgtcgctgcccacgtgggcgttaaagtcccccagtagaacgacagagtccccagtgggagcgctttccagcacgccccccagggactctaaaaaggccgggtactctacactgccgctaggcgcataagcacaaacgacagtgagagaccgttccctgacccgaaggcgtagggagatgaccctctcattcaccggggtagactccaacacatggcggctgaactggggggctattaataagcccacaccagcccgccgcctctcaccttgggcaacgccagaatagtggagagtccaccctcgatcgagtagagtggttccagaacccaagctgtgagtggaagtgagcccgactatatctagacggtatctctcaacttcccgcaccagctcaggctccttccccgccagtgaggtgacattccaagtcccaaaaaccagagttggcgcccgaggtttgggtcggccgggcactcggccccgaccaccgcccaaatcacaacgcaccggccccttatggtttctccggcaggtggtgagcccaccgaagagcggctccacgttgtggcttcgggctgagcccggccaggccccgtgggcatagacctggccaccaggcgctcgcatgcgagccccccccccaggcctggctccagggtggggccccggtgaccccataccgggcggggtaaacggacgccttgatttttttgtcataaggggtttttgaaccgcgctttgtctcgtctgtcatccaggacctgtctgccatgggagaccctaccaggggcatgtagccccagacaacatagctcctggactcattcaggcactcaaacccctccaccacgataaggtggcggttcacggaggagtgtttgcttgtgtatcttataatatttaaaaaaaaaaaaaaatagtagcaGGGTAttaggatttgtctatcctgtgttttatgcacctccttGAAGGATGAACCttagtgcagcaagtggtaggcaacaatcTAGggttacttgagtcacatgtctgcaactgggtctctttctcttactgtaatgcataaattgtacttttcctgagatgtccgtcactttggagaaaagcgtctgctaaatgaataaatgtaaatgtaaccatgaTCTTATGTATAATATCACACAACATATCAGTTATGTAGCATTCACAGGCATCATTCTTTGAGTTTGTGTGGCAGCCTGGATGTTTAAGTGCTGTATAGTGGCACCAGGAGCCCATTATCAACAGTCCAGTTGTGTGACGTACCTCGCGCTTCTCATGTTTGTTCAGGTAAGCAACTCTAAAGGAGTAAATGAGATGCTGCTGCCTGTAGGCGCCGTCTCGctatttaaaaaagcacaagcTGCAGACAGTGCTGCTCATGAGGAAGGATGCAGCCAGGCACATGCTGCTGATTTGTCCGTCTTTCACACAAGTTGGACGGTTAAGTGCTATGCTTGACGCCAACCTGAAACAGCCCATTACACAGCTAACACCATACAGTGATGTGTGGTGGTGGCAGAATAATGCTTTGGTCATATTCCTCTGTGGCAGGGGCTGGAAAACtcataaaaacaggaaaaatggaTGGAGTTAAGTATAGAAAAGAACTGAAGGGAAATAAGTTCTGAGACCTCTCGAggttttcagcagttctggTCAGTAGAAAGTATTATTTCCACTACATGTAAGACAGCTAAGACTGAGAAACAATTGGTTTTTGATTTTGTAACTTTTCTGAGTGGGACCTTGATGCTGCCACAAGTGGAGGAGTACAGAATTCTTGTTGGGATGTAGACAGTGATCAGGACTATGTAGATATCGAGGTTACCATCAAGCATAGGTGTAATTTCATTACTAAGTGCACTTAATGAGGATTTCCAAAATCAGGAGACTTATTCTGTAACATCCTGCATCAGTGACGTATCCGTGTGCtaaactatatactgtataccagTTTGGTAATGTTCTCCAGTCTACACTtcagtatttgtttcttttctcagagagaaaagagacacagtggaaagaaacataTCTGAGCCTACTACTCAACCACGACTAAAAGTTACATAACATGGCAGGTGTTGTGTTTTACGGGTGTATTAATTACACTCGAACATGAATAAAGATAAGACACAATggattatgttttctctttctttactgaaccaTGTGCAGCAACAATTCTTCTACACTTTCATGTACATATTacctggccaaccaaactctaacccacattactattaagagtggcttattaacacttatccctgGGTTTATACAATATTCAATACACAACAGCAGGTAAGCAACTAAAGTGAAAAAGGTGAACACTGCCCAAGTGATTTGAAATAAACAAGGTTTTATTAATTATCTGTTCTAATTAAGTTgattacacacatttcagaagaaGATTCATTGAAGAGCTGATATTTCAAAGAAGAACCAGTGTCACATTAAATGATACATTACTCAAGAGTTCAGCACTACGGTGTTACGTGACTGCTTGGAGAGAAATGTTCATTCAATATGTCTTAAAGGCCAATTATTCAAAGCGAGACATCATCTGTATTGGTTTGCTGATCAGCACAACTCTTGCAACAACAGCTACGAGAACAGGAAATGTCCTTACACAAATACAGCATTGGCTGAATGCTGCTGCTAATGTCCATGAACCCAAAGGCGATGTAGTGAATATAACAGAGGAACACATCTTGGGGGAAGTACTCCTGGAAAGGGAAGAGGGCCACTGGAGGCAGGTAGTTGAAGACAATAATGGTCAGGATGAGTAGGACCGTCCTGAAGGCTTTTTTCTTGACCGGGTGCATCTCGTCCCGGGCAGGAGCAGACTTCCTCAGAGCCGAGAGGATGGAGAGGTTGCAGAACAACATGATGGCAAAGGTGGCAAGAATCATCACGGTGAAAGTCTTTGCAAAATTCAGGATGTTGCCCATGCATTTTGCTGCAGCGTAAGCCAGGGTGATGAGCCACACAACAGCGACGCAGACCGCACGATGCCAGCGATCCCTTAGTGCAGAGAAGGTGAGGGGGTGTACGACGGCTATATAGCGGTCCACGCAGATGCAGGAGAGGAAGAGTGGAGAGGAGTCCTTGATGCCATAGAAGAAGCGCAGCACGTACCAAGTGCTGCTGGTTGTTACGTACACGATGTTGACCAGCTCCAGAGGTGGTATGAGGCAGAAGAGGGTGTCCAGGATGGCGAGGTGTAAGATGAAGATGTCTGAGGTAGAGGAATCCCTCTTGTTCCGCAGAAGGAGCCAGAGCACCATCACGTTGCCCGGGATCCCCAGGAACATGTTGACAAACTGGAGGCCCAGGTAAAAGAGGATGATGGTGGGAATGTGTTTGCACTGCTCAAACACCGTCTGCTCCTGGCTCGTAATGTTAGATCCTTTCTGGATGAACATCACAGAGGAGTTGATGTAAAACACCTCCATGTTGATGCAGGAGGACGAAGAGGGGGTCCTCAGAGAGAGCTAGGAAGATACGAAAAAGAGCACACATAGGcataaaaagttttgaaaataatttaaaaaattaaaaccattttgGTCTGGGCAGATTAATGTAGACACTGGTGTTataatatttgttcattttttggtTTATGCTATAGAGTAACGGAAACTGACCACTATTAACTGTAATAACCAAACTGAGGCTTCGTTATGGCTGTTTTCAACATTGAAATTGAATTTGTATTGTACACCAGCAGATGCTAACTGGAttcttcacatttattgttttgcaCCAAATTAAAGGTAATTATAGGGACCATACCCCATTTCAACTATCTCCTTTCACAAGCTGTTCGTGAGAATAACTTTTTTAGGAGTTATTAAGTGTCTCATAAATCATTTTACTTTACTCATcagttgtaataataattacaacacatttttaaaaaacaacacaagGACACATATCACAAGTAAACTGACATTATTGTAATTTTACAAGTCCAAATACAAACACTATGatgtgttaaattaattttgtttcaaaagTTTGAGAAATATCTGTAAAGCTCAGgtacattaaataataaaatatataaaacaacaGTATGGTtcaatttgaattaaaaatcaAGTACAGGTTAGCTCCTTGTAAGATACATTTACTGCAAACAGTTACATGAATTcactttttagcttttttaaatatattgacCTGACACAAAGGGTGGAAGGGCAccctgacaaagaaaaaaattattgtatatTGAAGTCCATAAATTCAAATATATGAATAAGTAATGTATTATAACAGTCTTTTCTTTGACTTTAGCAAAAGTATGATTTCCACTATCCTACTTACAGCAGATTCTTGCTAAAGCAATGCAGACACAGGACTGCACTCTTAATTCCTCATAAATTTACTTCCTTgttcagaaaacacaaatagttataaatgttcatgcacattaaaaaaaaaactgtttatcaCACTGTTTATCATACCAGTTTTCTGTACTAGTACATAGTATATGCACTGGTTATATACCAATGGACTGATTagagagtaaaaattacattagtGCAGAGAACAAGTCCAACTGAACTTACCTGAGTAAAAGGTAAAATTTGCAATTGGCTGTAGCTGCCCTCTGTGTCACTTCAAGTCAGATCCTCTTTAACCCTTGTTCATAAGTGTGGATTGAGCCACAAGTGAAAACAAAGAGGATATGGGAGGAGTGCCACAATGGACAAGCCAGCACCACCGGGACTTTAAGCAGCCAATGAACACCAGTAGGAAGGGTTGGGAAAGTGGGGATTTTTCCACTGAAGGTCAAGACAGGGTTCTGCTTCGGTGCATACTGTCAATAAGTAATAAAGATTTTGCTTGGAAAAATTAACAAAGTTAAAATCATAGCAAATCATTTGATCTGGTGATGAATGTGAACCTTCAATGAAAACGAGCTGATAGAGGAAATCACTGGATTGTACATTTGGACAATGATAACTCAATAGCATTTGCACCAAtcagcagtgacacagcagcaaTCGGCGGCTGTCGgaaatttggcgtaaacaactGATGCAACAGTTCAATGGGAGACTTCAGAAATTCAGTGTAACAAAGTGTAATGTATTACACAAGGCAAACATAATCTCTCTGTATCTCATGACaggtggtggaaagaaaaaccacaAGAGGGGAAAGGTTTTCACAGACCATGCAGACCATTTGGAATATTGGGAAGTATACTTTTGAACGTGAAGGATTTCACCAATTTCTTATACACTATAGTTTATGTTTAAAATGATTGTTAAAAACACAATATGTAAAAAAAGGAGGCATCTACCTGTGCTTAAATTTTGGGAACATTTACAAAGTACATAAACCAAGAAGAATCAAAAGACTGTAGCAAGGCAATTGAGTCAGTCCTAAAAAGACTACAGAATCTCCATTCAATGCACTATTGAAAGCATTAATCTAATTAAACAATGCAGATGTTTCTATAATTTCTTcagttaat encodes the following:
- the LOC108929885 gene encoding uracil nucleotide/cysteinyl leukotriene receptor-like, translating into MEVFYINSSVMFIQKGSNITSQEQTVFEQCKHIPTIILFYLGLQFVNMFLGIPGNVMVLWLLLRNKRDSSTSDIFILHLAILDTLFCLIPPLELVNIVYVTTSSTWYVLRFFYGIKDSSPLFLSCICVDRYIAVVHPLTFSALRDRWHRAVCVAVVWLITLAYAAAKCMGNILNFAKTFTVMILATFAIMLFCNLSILSALRKSAPARDEMHPVKKKAFRTVLLILTIIVFNYLPPVALFPFQEYFPQDVFLCYIHYIAFGFMDISSSIQPMLYLCKDISCSRSCCCKSCADQQTNTDDVSL